TTTGGCGCATTGCCAACATGTCGCGATCACCCAGCCGCGCGAGCAGGCGGCCGCGTAGGCGCGCACGCCGCCCGCAACATCTTCAGTTGTCGTTCTCCGCGAAAGCGGGGGACCCAGTACGCTGCGGCTTCACACGAGACCATTCGAGGAACTTGCGGACCATGACCGTCACCGTCGACTACTACATGGCACTGACTTCGCCCTGGACTTATCTCGGCAGCGCGCCGTTCGCCGAAATCGCCAGGCGAAATAACGTGGCCGTCAATATCAAGCCCTGCAAGTTCGGACCGATCTTCGAGCAGACCGGCGGGCTGCCGCTGCCGAAGCGCTCGCCGCAGCGGCGCGCCTACCGTATGATGGAGTTGAAGCGCTGGCGCGAGGTGCGGGGCGTTCCGCTGAACCTCGAGCCGAAAGGTTTCCCCTGCGACGACACCGTGGCGGCGCGGCTGGTGATCGCGGCCAAGCTGCAACGCAAGGATGCCCTCAAGCTGTCGATCGAGCTGGGGCGCG
The sequence above is drawn from the Bradyrhizobium sediminis genome and encodes:
- a CDS encoding 2-hydroxychromene-2-carboxylate isomerase — translated: MTVTVDYYMALTSPWTYLGSAPFAEIARRNNVAVNIKPCKFGPIFEQTGGLPLPKRSPQRRAYRMMELKRWREVRGVPLNLEPKGFPCDDTVAARLVIAAKLQRKDALKLSIELGRAVWEREETLNDPDCIASAAQRAGLDAAALRAGGPSDAELDALHDQYTNEALAAGVFGAPSYVLPSGEIFWGQDRLELLERALKQMA